The Hemicordylus capensis ecotype Gifberg chromosome 6, rHemCap1.1.pri, whole genome shotgun sequence genome window below encodes:
- the GRK1 gene encoding rhodopsin kinase GRK1, giving the protein MDIGGLETVVANSAYVSARGSGDGGGGGRDKKMRAKLKLPHITQCEHLKDTLNLDFNYICVRQPIGKRIFQQFLEETDEFKAAAGLWKSMEDYNISEEAERPQSAQKSVNKYFDSASKEFCSFLEEKAIMRVKEDAKHGHGDLFKESEQHLLKYLEQKALSKYKDSLHFFRFLQFKWLESQSVTDEWFMDFRVLGKGGFGEVCACQMKATGKMYANKRLNKKRLKKRKGYEGAIVEKRILAKVHSRFIVTLAYAFQTKTDLCLVMTLMNGGDLRYHVYNVDEKNPGFSESRAIFYTAQIICGLEHLHQNRIVYRDLKPENVLLDNEGHVRLSDLGLAVELEDGKDKTKGYAGTPGFMAPELLKGEEYDMSVDYFTLGVTLFEMIAAKGPFRSRGEKVENKEVTRRILNDPVAYPDTFSAECKACCEGLMAKDPAARLGFRNNECAELKSQPLFQKVNWGRLDAGLVEPPFVPDPKVVYAKDIGDVGAFSTVKGVMLDDTDKAFYDDFSTGNIPIPWQEEMIETGIFGELNVWGAKGSVPRDLDRSAPPSAVSSKSGTCLLL; this is encoded by the exons ATGGATATAGGAGGTCTGGAGACCGTCGTGGCCAACTCGGCCTACGTCTCGGCTCGTGGGAGCGGGGATGGCGGCGGGGGCGGTCGGGACAAGAAGATGCGGGCGAAGCTGAAGCTGCCGCACATCACCCAGTGCGAGCACCTCAAGGACACCCTGAACCTGGATTTCAACTACATCTGCGTCAGGCAGCCCATCGGCAAGAGGATCTTCCAGCAGTTCCTGGAGGAGACCGACGAATTCAAGGCGGCCGCcgggctctggaagagcatgGAGGACTACAACATATCGGAGGAGGCCGAGAGACCTCAGAGCGCACAGAAGAGCGTCAACAAGTACTTCGATTCGGCCTCCAAGGAGTTCTGCTCCTTCCTCGAGGAGAAGGCGATCATGCGGGTGAAAGAAGACGCCAAGCATGGACATGGGGACCTCTTCAAGGAGTCCGAGCAGCACTTGCTGAAGTACCTGGAGCAGAAGGCCCTCAGCAAGTACAAGGACAGCCTCCATTTCTTCCGCTTCCTCCAGTTCAAGTGGCTGGAGTCCCAGAGCGTCACCGACGAGTGGTTCATGGACTTCCGGGTGCTGGGGAAAGGGGGTTTCGGGGAGGTGTGTGCCTGTCAGATGAAGGCCACCGGCAAGATGTACGCCAACAAGCGCCTCAACAAGAAGAGACTCAAGAAGCGCAAAGGATATGAG GGGGCGATAGTGGAGAAGAGGATCCTTGCCAAAGTCCACAGTCGCTTCATTGTCACCTTGGCGTACGCCTTCCAGACCAAGACAGACCTCTGCCTTGTCATGACGCTGATGAACGGGGGAGACCTTCG GTACCATGTCTACAACGTTGACGAGAAGAACCCGGGGTTCTCAGAGTCCCGGGCAATTTTCTACACGGCTCAGATtatctgtggcttggagcacctcCACCAAAACCGTATCGTCTATCGGGACCTCAAGCCAGAAAATGTCTTATTGGACAATGAAG GGCACGTCCGTCTTTCGGATTTGGGCTTGGCAGTGGAACTAGAGGATGGAAAAGATAAGACCAAAGGCTATGCGGGCACCCCAG ggttcatggcccccgagctcctcaAAGGAGAGGAATACGACATGAGTGTCGACTACTTCACGCTGGGAGTCACTCTCTTCGAGATGATTGCAGCCAAGGGGCCCTTCCGCAGCAGAGGGGAGAAG GTCGAGAACAAGGAGGTGACCCGACGCATCCTGAACGACCCGGTGGCCTACCCGGACACGTTCAGCGCCGAGTGCAAGGCCTGCTGCGAGGGGCTGATGGCCAAGGACCCCGCGGCGCGGCTGGGCTTCAGGAACAACGAGTGCGCGGAGCTGAAGAGCCAGCCCCTCTTCCAGAAGGTGAACTGGGGCCGGCTGGACGCAG gccTGGTGGAGCCCCCTTTTGTGCCGGACCCCAAGGTGGTGTACGCCAAGGACATCGGAGACGTGGGTGCCTTTTCCACGGTGAAGGGAGTCATGCTGGACGACACAGACAAAGCATTTTACGACGACTTCTCGACAGGGAACATCCCCATCCCCTGGCAGGAGGAGATGATCGAGACGGGGATCTTTGGGGAGCTCAACGTTTGGGGGGCCAAGGGCTCCGTTCCTCGGGACCTGGACCGCAGCGCGCCCCCCTCCGCCGTCTCCAGCAAATCAGGGACCTGCCTTCTGCTCTGA